The following proteins come from a genomic window of Natronosalvus vescus:
- a CDS encoding sulfatase, with translation MSAGESNGRDVQTHQTAPNVVFVVLDTARKASVSRETMPTLARLGEAGTTFERAFATAPWTVPSHAAMFTGTYTAEHGTHGGHTYLDSSLRTLPEAFLDAGYETVGVTNNTWITDEFGFDRGFDDLRRGWQYIQSDVDMGTVVRGEDLREKLEATRGRLFDGNPLINLANVLYSEVLQPTGDDGADRSTDWMVDWLHKRSDDRPFFLFCNYIEPHIAYDPPSEFAEHFLPDDWDVEEAMAIRQDPRAFDCEDYELTESEFAALHGLYRAELAYVDSQLARLSSGLENAGLWEDTLLVVCGDHGENIGDHGFFGHQYNLYDTVLHVPLLIHGGPFTGGGTRTDLVQLLDLPNTLLEAVGIDDPAFESQSDGRSLVTADRSQRERKREREAVYAEYVSPQPSIERLEDRFGTLPEHVYTYDRRLQSIRTDRYKYVRGDGGFERLHDLERDPTEATNIATKRPEKADRLRRQLESHFDGLEGVNSPATAKSPPEMREGTKERLADLGYL, from the coding sequence ATGTCTGCGGGCGAGTCCAACGGACGTGATGTACAGACCCATCAAACGGCCCCGAACGTCGTGTTCGTCGTCCTCGATACGGCCCGAAAGGCGAGCGTCTCACGGGAGACGATGCCGACGCTCGCTCGGCTCGGCGAGGCGGGCACGACGTTCGAACGCGCGTTCGCGACCGCCCCCTGGACGGTGCCATCACACGCGGCCATGTTCACGGGCACGTACACCGCCGAACACGGTACCCACGGCGGCCACACCTACCTCGACTCGAGCCTGCGGACGTTGCCGGAAGCGTTTCTGGACGCCGGGTACGAAACGGTCGGTGTCACGAACAACACCTGGATCACCGACGAGTTCGGCTTCGACCGGGGCTTCGACGACCTCCGACGGGGCTGGCAGTACATTCAGTCGGACGTCGACATGGGAACCGTCGTCCGGGGTGAGGATCTCCGGGAAAAACTCGAGGCCACGCGGGGTCGACTGTTCGACGGCAATCCGCTGATCAACCTGGCGAACGTCCTCTACAGCGAGGTGCTCCAGCCGACCGGAGACGATGGGGCCGACCGTTCGACGGACTGGATGGTCGACTGGCTCCACAAGCGGTCGGACGACCGTCCGTTTTTTCTGTTCTGTAACTACATCGAACCCCACATTGCGTACGACCCGCCCAGCGAGTTCGCCGAGCACTTTCTCCCCGACGACTGGGACGTCGAGGAGGCGATGGCGATCAGACAGGATCCGCGCGCGTTCGACTGCGAAGACTACGAGTTGACGGAGTCAGAGTTTGCGGCCCTTCACGGGCTCTACCGCGCCGAACTCGCCTACGTCGACAGCCAGCTCGCCCGCCTCAGTTCCGGGCTCGAAAACGCCGGTCTCTGGGAGGACACGTTGCTGGTCGTCTGCGGGGATCACGGCGAAAACATCGGCGATCACGGGTTTTTCGGTCACCAGTACAACCTCTACGATACCGTGTTGCACGTCCCCCTCCTGATCCACGGCGGGCCGTTCACCGGCGGGGGAACGCGCACGGATCTGGTGCAGTTGCTCGACCTTCCGAACACGCTGCTCGAGGCCGTCGGGATCGACGATCCAGCATTCGAGTCCCAGAGTGACGGCCGGTCACTGGTGACGGCCGATCGGAGCCAGCGAGAACGAAAACGAGAACGCGAGGCCGTCTACGCCGAGTACGTCTCGCCACAGCCGTCGATCGAACGCCTCGAGGATCGGTTCGGAACGCTGCCGGAGCACGTGTACACCTACGATCGGCGGCTGCAGTCGATTCGCACCGACCGCTACAAGTACGTCCGCGGCGACGGTGGTTTCGAACGGTTACACGACCTCGAGCGCGATCCGACCGAAGCGACGAATATCGCCACAAAGCGACCGGAGAAAGCCGACCGACTTCGACGCCAACTCGAGTCCCACTTCGATGGACTGGAGGGCGTCAACAGCCCAGCGACGGCCAAGTCCCCGCCCGAGATGCGGGAGGGAACGAAAGAGCGGCTGGCAGATCTCGGGTACCTCTGA
- the truA gene encoding tRNA pseudouridine(38-40) synthase TruA gives MRAYRLAYDGTDYFGFQRQPNVPTVEDKVFDALRNLDVLATDARKPAGYAAAGRTDAGVSALAQTIAFEAPDWLSPRAFNSALSADIRAWASAEAPADFHATHHATRRTYSYHLYAPRDRDSPPSAVAGARPVDDDRVHAALEALSGTHDVANLTPDDEGTRRTLTLEAERDGSFLEITVSAPGFARELVRRLVALVHAVATGAEPLAKIDRVLDPEPLPGHEGIAPAPPEPLVLTDVTYPVLTFERDTEAARRTHEIFERLRLERTTGARVAKQLCQGLE, from the coding sequence ATGCGGGCCTATCGCCTCGCCTACGACGGGACGGACTACTTCGGCTTTCAGCGTCAGCCCAACGTTCCGACCGTCGAGGACAAGGTGTTCGACGCTCTGCGAAATCTCGATGTGCTGGCCACTGACGCCAGGAAACCGGCGGGGTACGCCGCCGCAGGCCGAACTGACGCCGGTGTCTCCGCGCTCGCCCAGACGATCGCGTTCGAGGCGCCCGACTGGCTCTCCCCCCGTGCGTTCAACTCGGCACTCTCGGCCGATATACGGGCATGGGCCAGCGCTGAGGCCCCGGCGGACTTTCACGCGACCCACCACGCAACACGCCGGACGTACTCCTACCACCTCTACGCGCCTCGAGACCGGGATTCGCCACCGTCGGCGGTCGCGGGCGCACGACCCGTTGACGACGACCGTGTCCACGCCGCCCTCGAGGCGCTCTCGGGCACTCACGACGTCGCGAACCTGACGCCTGACGACGAGGGAACCCGGCGCACGCTCACGCTCGAGGCCGAACGCGACGGTTCGTTTCTCGAGATCACGGTCAGTGCACCCGGATTCGCCCGCGAACTCGTTCGACGACTGGTCGCACTGGTTCACGCGGTCGCCACCGGGGCGGAACCCCTCGCGAAGATCGATCGAGTGCTCGACCCGGAGCCACTTCCCGGCCACGAGGGGATTGCGCCCGCCCCGCCGGAGCCGCTGGTGCTCACCGATGTAACGTACCCAGTACTCACATTCGAGCGGGACACGGAAGCCGCTCGACGGACGCACGAGATTTTCGAGCGACTACGTCTCGAGCGAACGACGGGGGCTCGAGTTGCAAAGCAACTGTGTCAGGGGCTCGAGTGA
- a CDS encoding MgtC/SapB family protein, with protein MLSEPWISWLPPNVLKLLVAVALGMFLGLEREWSEKDAGIRTFALITLAGAVFTILETPALLIIAGVLVLAQGILLGIRGVYRDESGLSLTTSISMIVAFGVGILVASGHFIEGVIVALLSSMLLVLRRELHGFAQDLSKEEVRSASELAILAFVVYPLLPDEQLGPWNAINPRVVWLLVIAMSAIGFVNYIIIQKYGTRGIGVSGFVGGLVNSTAVVGEIATRSRRNETFAGLAVSGILLADAAMAFRNTLIILFFLPELALVIGAPLLAITIAGIALSIVQGNWDVEFTAELDSPFSLQSALKFGTLFLFVLVLSAAAQATFGSTGFFVTAFFSGLISSGSVATTAVVLVGSGQLSVTDAALGVVVATSASILVKIGFAATVDRSLIKPVGAASLVLIATGTVATIVPFLVA; from the coding sequence ATGCTCTCTGAACCCTGGATCTCCTGGCTTCCGCCGAACGTCCTGAAACTCCTCGTGGCCGTTGCCCTGGGCATGTTTCTCGGTCTCGAGCGCGAGTGGTCCGAGAAGGACGCCGGTATTCGAACGTTCGCGCTGATCACGCTCGCCGGAGCGGTGTTCACGATACTCGAGACGCCTGCACTGTTGATCATCGCCGGAGTCCTCGTCCTCGCCCAGGGAATATTACTCGGGATTCGCGGCGTCTATCGGGACGAATCCGGTCTCTCGTTGACGACATCGATCAGCATGATCGTCGCCTTTGGCGTCGGCATCCTCGTCGCCTCCGGCCACTTCATCGAGGGTGTCATCGTCGCCCTGTTGTCGTCGATGCTGTTGGTACTGCGCCGGGAACTCCACGGATTCGCTCAGGATCTCTCGAAGGAGGAGGTTCGAAGCGCCAGCGAACTCGCCATTCTGGCGTTCGTGGTGTACCCGCTACTCCCCGACGAACAGCTCGGGCCCTGGAACGCGATCAATCCGCGGGTCGTCTGGCTGCTCGTCATCGCGATGAGCGCCATCGGCTTCGTCAACTACATCATCATCCAGAAGTACGGGACTCGAGGCATCGGCGTCAGCGGGTTCGTCGGCGGCCTCGTCAACTCGACGGCCGTCGTCGGCGAAATCGCGACCCGGTCGCGCCGAAACGAAACGTTCGCCGGGCTCGCCGTCAGCGGCATCCTGCTCGCCGACGCTGCGATGGCATTTCGCAACACCCTCATCATCCTCTTTTTCCTCCCGGAACTGGCCCTCGTCATCGGGGCACCGTTGCTCGCGATCACGATCGCTGGAATCGCCCTCTCGATCGTCCAGGGTAACTGGGACGTGGAGTTCACGGCCGAACTCGACTCCCCATTCAGCCTCCAGAGCGCCCTCAAATTCGGCACGCTCTTTCTGTTCGTCCTCGTGCTCTCTGCGGCCGCCCAGGCGACGTTTGGCTCCACCGGCTTCTTCGTCACTGCCTTCTTTAGCGGGCTGATCTCGAGTGGCTCCGTCGCGACGACGGCAGTCGTTCTCGTCGGCTCCGGGCAGCTGTCGGTCACCGACGCCGCGCTGGGCGTCGTCGTCGCCACCTCCGCGAGTATTCTCGTCAAAATCGGGTTTGCGGCGACCGTCGACCGATCGCTGATCAAGCCGGTGGGGGCCGCGAGCCTGGTACTTATCGCCACCGGGACGGTTGCGACCATCGTGCCGTTTTTGGTGGCGTGA